The window TGCCACAGGCGGAGCCGGCGCGGAATGCGGCGGCTGCGGCGCTTCCCCGCGCCGCGGGCGCCCGGCGGCTCCGCGCCCTATATCGGGCGCGACGACCGGGATGCCATGACGACCTTCTTCACCGCCGACACCCACATCGCCGACGCCCACATCCTGCGCATGCGGCCCTTCGCGACGATCGACGAGCATGACGCGGCGGTGATCGCCCGCTGGAACGGGCGCATCGGCCCCGACGACGACGTGTGGCACGTCGGCGACGTCTTCGGCGGGGTGGGACGCGAGCGCTGCGCCGCGCTCTTCGCGAAGCTCAACGGGCGCAAGCGCCTCGTGGTCGGCAACCACGATTCCAACCGCGTGCTGGAGCTGCCCTGGGCCGCCCCGCCGGTCGAGCACGCGCGGCTGACGCTGAAATCGTCCTCCGGCGTCGAGGTGCGGCTCTACCTCGCCCATTACCCGATGCGCTCCTGGCCGGGGCTGTGGCGGGGCACGCGCCACCTCCACGGCCACACCCATTCCATGCTGCCGGGCACCAGCCAGTCCTGCGACGTCGGCGCCGACGCCTGGGACTACGCGCCCGCGACCCTCGACGAGGTCATCGCGCGTCAGGACGCAACGGAAGCGCTGCCGGAGGAGCTGGCCGTGTGGGCGGCGCGGCGGCGGGCGGGGGAGTAGGGAGGGCTTTTCCGCTCATCCCCGCGCAGGCGGGAATCCAGCAGATCGAGTCGGCCGAAGGCCGTCGATGTTCTGCACGGTCCAACAACGGCTCACGTGACGGAACGGGCGGCCTACGGCCGGACATCCGGCGCTGGATCCCCGCCTGCGCGGGGATGAGCGGAAGGGATCGGGCGTCAGCCCTAGCTCACCGCCCGTTCGCCCGGCCCAGCACCCCCTCGATCGCCTCCGCGGCGTCGAGCACCGCCCAGTCGTCGCCGCCCCGGCCCATCACCATCAGCCCGGCCGCCAACCCCTCCGGCCCGGTCATCGGCACGGTGGCGGCGCAGCCGTCGACGAAGTTAACGCGGCTCGGGTTGCGCAGCACCAGTGCGTTGAGCCGGTCGAAGTCGCGCTCCACGGCCGCGATCGTCGGCGCCACCACGGGCACGGTCGGTCCCACCAGCACGTCGAACTCCCCCGCGAGCGCGCCGTAGGCGGCCCGCGCCTCTGCGCGGCGGCGGCGCGCCTCCGAGAGCGTCTCCGGCGTCACGCCCGCGCCGGCCCGGATGCGGCGCAGCACGCGCGGGTCGCCGACCGCTTCCAGCCGGTCCACGTGGGCGGCGTGGATCGCGTGGGCCTCGGCGGCCACGATGGCGGCGTTGACCTCGGACGCTTCGGCGAAGCAGGGCACCGCCACGTCGCGCACGGCGGCGCCGGCGCGCGATAGCTCGGCCAGGGCGCGGGCGTAGGCGTCGCCCACCACGTCGTCGAGCCCGTCGGCCAGCACGGTCGACACCGCGCCGACCTTGAGCCCCGCGACGCCGCGCCGCCTGCCTTCGGGCCGCGCCTCGCCCGACAGCACGGCATGGACGGCGGCGCAGATGGCAAGCGTCGGCGCGATGGGCCCGAAGCTGTCGTAGGAGCCGGAGAGCGGGAAGCCGCCGGCGAGCGGCACCGCCTTCTGGCTCGGCTTCCAGCCCGCGAGGCCGTTCAGCGCCGCGGGGATGCGGATCGAGCCGCCCGTGTCGGAGCCGAGCGCGGCGTCGCACAGGCCGAGCGCGACCGACACGCCGCCGCCCGACGACGAGCCGCCGGGGATGCGGGACGCGTCGCGCGCGTTGCCGGGCGTGCCGTGGTGCGGGTTGAGCCCCACGCCCGAATAGGCGAACTCGCTCATCGTCGTGCGGCCGAACGGGACTGCGCCGGCGGCGAGCAGCCGCGCCACGGCGGGCGCGTCCTCGGCCGCGGGCGCCCGCTCGCGCAGCAGGACCGAGCCGGCCGTGGTCACGGTGCCGGCCTCGTCGAACAGGTCCTTGATCGACACCCGGAGGCCGTAGAGCGGCAGCGGCTCGCCGGCGCGGCGGCGTCGCTCCAGCGCGCGGGCGACCGCGTAGGCGCGGTCGGCGTCGAAGCGGGTGAAGATCTTCGAGGCTTCGGCGAGGCCCAGCGCCATCACGCGGTCGATGCCGGCGCGGGTGCTGTCGGCGGCGCGGAAGCGGAAGCGCTCCGGGTCGACGCCGAAGAACGACGTCTGCGGCGAGACGGTCAGGGCCGGACCCGGCGCACCGCCTCGACGGCCGCCTTGGCGTTGCGGGTGATGTCGGCCCAGCGGCCGGCGCGGATGTCCTCGGTCTTGGCGATCCAGGTGCCGCCCACGGCCGCGATGACGTCCATCTTCAGCCATTCGCCGAGGTTGTCGACCGTGACGCCGCCGGTGGGGATGAACTTCATGCCGAGGTGCGCGAAGGGCGCCGAGATCCCGGCGAGCGCCTTGGGGCCGCCCGCCGTGCCGGCCGGAAAGAACTTGCACAGCTTGACGCCGCGCCGCACGGCGGCGCTGAGCTCCGACGGCGTCATGATGCCGGGCGCGAAGGCCCAGCCCGACGCCATGGCCTCGTCCACGATCGCGGGGTCGAAGCCGGGCGCGAGCCCGAACTGCGCGCCGCTCTGGCGCGCCGCGGCGAGGGAGTCGAGGTCCAGCACCGTGCCGGCGCCGACCAGGAAGTCCGGCCGCTCCGCCGTCATCCGGGCCATGACGTCGGCGGCGGCCTTCGTCCGGAACGTGACCTCGGCGACCGGGATGCCGCCCTCGCTGAGCGCGTCGGCGAGCGGGATGGCCTGGGCCGCATCCTCGATGGCGATGACGGGCATGACGCCGTAGCGGCAGGCCCGGGCGAAGACGTCGTCGGTCATGTGCTGCCCCCCGTTGCGCCTCGACTCGTAGCGGCTGGCCCCGAACCCGGCAAGGGTGACGGAGCCGGCGCGGGGACACCGGCGTTCACGGCCCGTCAACCACGACGGCGTTTCCGCGAAGTTGCATCGGATTCAAGCGGATTCGGTAAGGTTGCGCAACCATCCTCGTCACCGCGCAAGGCCGGCACCCGCATCACGCGACGGGCCGGAGGCATGACGCCGCCCCGGCGCGCCGGTTCCGACCCGGACTTCCCCTCCCTCGTCGAAGCATCGGGACGGAAGCCCTTGAGCAGCATCCTCACCAACGGCGCCGCGCTGGCGGCGCTCCAGAACCTGTCGGCCACGCAGGCCGCGCTGTCCGCGACGCAGAAGCAGGTGGCGTCCGGCCTCAGGGTCGCGACGGCCTCCGACTCCGCCGCCTATTGGTCGATCGCCACGACGCTGAAATCCGACACGGGCGCCCTGTCGGCGGTGTCGGACGCGCTGAACCTCGGCGCTTCCGTGCTCGGCGTCGCTGCGGCGGCGGTGACGAGCGCGATCACGCTGATGAACCGCATGAAGGCCGACCTCGTCACGGCGCAGCAGCCCGGGACCTCCGCGGCCCAGGTGCAGACCGACATCACGGCGCAGCAGCGGAGCCTCGTCGCCGTGCTGGGATCGGCCTCGTTCAACGGCGTGAACCTCCTCGACGGCTCGTCCGGCACCGCCGCGAGTTTCGTGGCCTCGTTCATGCGGAGCGCGTCCGGCGCGACGAGCCTCGGCACGGCCACGCTGTCGACCACGGGCGGCATCACCGTCAACGGCAACAGCTACACGCTGAACGGCACCCAGCTCGTCGGGCCGGGCGGCCTGCTGTCCACCGGCTACCTCGCCATCCCGGCGCTGAACGTGGGCAGCGCGGCCTACGGACAGGCCGGGACGGGGCCGGGCGCGGGCACGTACCAGGCGGCGAGCTTCCTGTCCTTCGACATCTCGTCGGCGAGCCTCGGCGACATCCAATCCTTGGAGCGCGCCGTCGACCTGCTGGAGCCGGGCCTCGTGGCCGCCGCCGACCGGATCGCGACGGTGCAGAGCACGGTGATGAACCAGCAGACCTACGTGTCGGCCCTGTCGGACGCGCTGACCTCGGGCACGGGCGCGCTGGTCGACGCCGACATGAACGTGGCCTCGACCCGCCTGCAGGCCCTGCAGACGCAGCAGCAGCTCGGCGTGCAGGCCCTGTCGATCGCCAACGGGGACAGCGGGCTGATCCTGAAGCTGTTCGGCCGGTGAGGCGGGCTGGCGCCGCGGCTGCGCCCTGTGGTCCGCGCTGCTCGGCGAGGGGGCCGAGGCGGAGGCGCAGCCGATGGAGCGCGGCCCGTGGGGCGACTACGCGCGGGAGACGGCTCCCTCGTTCGGCGGGCTTCCGGGGCCGGTGCGGGCGCGGCTGCTCCGGGACGCGCGCTCCCGTCCCCACGTCCGGATCATCCTGCCTGGTGCCGCCGCGTGACGAAGAGGGCCGCTTCCTCGAGCTCGAGGAAGCCGAGATCGCTCACCTCATCAGGGCAGCGGCCTTGTCGGCTCCGACATGAGTCGGACGGAGACGCCGGGTCACTATGGGTACACCCATGCCGAATTGTAGTGGGTAGTGGCCCACGACGTTCGATCGGCAACCGATCAGGGAAGAAAGGTGTACATTCCTTCCCGACACGACGATCTGATATGGGTGGATTCAAAACGTACCAACTAACTGTCTGTTTTGTCTGAGTTTTCGAACGTCGGTCGCGTCGACATCGCCATGTAAGGGTCGACGTTCGAAAACCTTCACAAAAGCGGTCCTTAGCCTCATGCTAGGCAGCGGACGTTCCCGGACCAGCGGTCCCCAGCAGCTATCGTCGATGCGCTTGCTCTTACCCTACGAGTCCGTCTACCTCGGCGAGGAGGGTTGGTAATGGCGACCGTTGTGACTGTCATGAATATGAAGGGGGGCGTGGGTAAAACCACCGTCACCGCTCATTTGGCTGGAATTCTGGGTTTACAACCGGTAGGGGGTAAGCCGCCGCTCCGCGTACTAGCTATCGACTATGATCCGCAGTTCAATCTTTCTCAGGCGTACATACCTGCGAAGCAGTACTTCGCTCTGGAAAAGGCGCGGAAGACGACGCTCGCCATTTTAATGGATGACGGCACCGCCCTTAGAGCTATTTCCGATCAGGTGGGGTCGTAGGCATCGTAGCCAGCCGCGGCGAGGTAGTTACGGCACTCGTCAGGGGTGAAGCGGGTGAAGGCTTTCCGGATGGCGACGCGCAGATCCGTGACGGTGCGGGCCGCCGCTGTGCGAAGCAAGGCCTTCAGCTTGGCGAAGGCGTTCTCGATGGGATTGAAGTCAGGGCTGTATGCCGGAAGGTAGAGCAAGCGAGCCCCCGCTGTTTCGATGGCCTCCCGCACGCCTTTCACCTTGTGAGCGCTTAGGTTGTCCATCACGACCGTGTCGCCGGGCCTGAGAGCCGGGATGAGGATGTCGGTGACGTAGGCCAGAAACCGCGCCCCGTTTGTGGCGCCGTCCATCAGTTCGATCGCAAAGGGACCGCTTCCCCGCAGGGCCGCCGTGACCGTGGTGGTCTTGTAGTGCCCGTGCGGCACCGCGATGCGGCAGCGCTCGCCACGCCTGGCCCGGCCATGGCGGCGGGTCATGTTGGTGGCCGCCGCTGTCTCATCGAGAAAGACGACCCGCTCGGGGTCCACGTCGAGTTGACCCTCGAACCAGTCCTCGCGCGCCTTCATCACGTCGGGACGGCTTTGCTCGGCGGCGTGCAGATCCCTTTTTTACGGCTGATCTTGTGGCGCGCGAAGAAGCGGTGCAGCCCGCTCGTGCTCGTGCTGACACCCTTCTCGCGCAAGCTTTCACGCAGCTCGCGCAGGTACGCCTGCGGCTCCGCCTCGCACGCCTGCAGGATCATCTCCGCGTGGGCCTCGATGTTGCGGGAGCGCTGGTCTCCGCCCATCGGCTTGGCCGCGACCACGCCTTCGGCCCGGAAGCGGGCTTGCCAGCGGATCGCCGTCGCGATCCCGACACCGAAACGCTCGGCCGCCTGGCGGCAGGAGGAGCCCGCCTCAATAGCGGCCAGAACACGCTCGCGTAGGTCCGCAGACAGGGCTCTTGGCATCAGGGGCATCCCGCAAAGGTAGCCCTCACCGAATCACAACCCGACCGAAACCGCTACACCGTCCCGAATCAAACCGGACGGAAACAGCTCTAACCCATATCAGCTTCAGGTGCCGGGCAATCACACGCCCCCGAAAGTAGCGGATCTCGCAACGAATTGCTTGAAGCAGGCTCACGGCCCCGGCAAGCTTGACGTTGTTCCATCAACTTTGGATCTGATGTACATCGCACTTGGGCAAGCGAATACTAAAGTTGATCCAATCGAGGAGCGGTTTGAGAAATTCATAGATGAAGCACGTAAATCGTATGATGTAATTTTCATTGACTGTCACCCTGCCGGTTCGCTGTTTACGAAAACATCCCTGACAAATTCCGATTTCGTTCTGATCCCCGTAATGCCACAGAAATACTCTGTACGCGGTATTGGTTTGATGTTCGCCTTTATAAAAGCTAAGAAAAAGGGAACAGCAAGCCCTCAACCTATTATACTATTTAACTCAACCGCCCGAGTTGGTACTTCTAGTGAGGAGGCGGCGATCCGTGCTGATCCAACTTATGCTGCATCATGCATGACCAGCACGCTCAAATGGTTCAAAGCGTTTAGTGAGCCGGAAGGTGGTAAAAATTTTGTTTGGTACAGCGGAAAACCCTATAGTACCCAGGCGTACTTAAACTTGTCCTCTGTCGCGAGAGAGTTCAGAACGAGGATTGGGTTATGATAAAATCTCTTCGTTATAAGATGCTGTTGCGCACTCTTTTGTCAAGTGTTATGGGTTCTAGGCTGTCGAGCGCGGAACTTCAGTCTTTATCGGATGAACTTCGCCGAGGACAGTTATCAGACGAACTTGCCTACATGATCGACCTGATAAATAACAAGCTTGGAACCGATGACGAGACGAATTCTGACGATGAATTCTTTAAGTCCATCATGGGTTTGATACGGCAGCAGAAGATCTCTAAAGCAAATGTTATCAGCATTATGATGAGTCTTGGTGTATCGTCTATAAGTTCGTCGGCATCCATATCAACATTAATCAAAGAATTCCTAGTTAGCGCTTCTCCCGGAATGCGCCGAAAATTTATCGATGTTTTGCAATCATCGTCGCCAAGCGACCCATATCTGGCGGGAATATCAAATACACGGAGGTAAAATGTCTCAGTTATTGGACGAATTGACGAAAGTCAACTGGTCGCAGAACATTACAACCTCATTAGCTCATGATGGGACTGGTACTGAAATAGACCGCGCCGCGCACCGTCTTGCTGTCTGGTCGAAGCAGCTTGAGACGCTCGACGCTGGAAACCCCGCACTGTCGTTCATACGAGAGATGCAGATTGCGATGCAAAGTTGCGGCGTGCTGATTGGCCTATGCATTTACAAGCAGTCGGCGGCGGCAGCGAGAACAATGGTTGAGACATGTTTATAATACAGTTTTTTCCGAACTCACCCAGTCGAACTACGGACATTGGTGTCCGACCCGAAATTCTACGTTTCGAAGATGGAGATTGTGGAATTCCACAAGACTCACACACCGTCGTTTAGCGAATGTCAGGCAGCATTTGGTCTCGTCGGGCGGCTACAGACTTGGTATTCTGAAATGTCTGCCGTGGTGCACGGACAGGTGCCGGGAGTGTGGAACGCACACTCGGCGATCCACGAAATAGCGTTCTCAAAGCCGACGCATGATCGGGCGGTTGCTGCGGTCATGAAGGCCGAACAGCTCTCACATGAGATATTGCTGTGCACCGCCGGCAAAGAGCTTTGGTCAGGGATTGCTCCGGATGCGAAGCTCGTTCTTTTGAAGGGTATACCGGGAGCTACAAAGGCAGCACTGGCTTTGGACTCCAAATGATGGGATCGCTAAACGAGCGAACGTTGCTAGCGGCAGCTATAGGTCGGCTCCAGCCGGAGCATCTGATCTAATTAGGGTATGCCCGAAGCGAACCCTCCCGGCGTCGGTCTACCATGCTGGCGCTTGACCACCCGAAACAGACTTTTCAAAACAGACCATCTAAATCGAACCGGGCACCGGCATGCGATCGCGAACCGTGTCGCGACGGCTTCGGAGCGGCGTGGCCCGTCCTCCAGCGCCGATCCTCGGTCGCCTCCCCGCTCACCCCGCCTTCCGCTCCTCCTCGGCCCCCGCCGCATATTTCAGCCACACGGCCTTCCCCCCCATCTCGGCGACGAAGGCCGCATGCGCCGCCTCCTCGTCCGCCGTGATGGCCGGGGGCAGGGGGACGGTCCGGCGCAGCGGGGCCGCAGCGGCGGCGGGGCCGGCCGAGGCGGCCGCGCGGGGCCCGAGCCCGAAGCTCGTCTGCCGGCCGCCGAGCAGCTCGGCGTAGACCTCCGCCAAGAGCTCCACGTCGATCATGGCGCCGTGCTTCACGCGCTTCGACGTGTCGATCTTGTAGCGGGCGCAGAGCGCGTCGAGCGAGTTCGGCGCGCCGGGGTGGCGGCGGCGCGCCATCGCCAGCGTGTCGATCACGTCGTCCATCGGGAAGGGCGGCCTCTTCAGCAGCCCCAGCTCGTGGTTGATGAAGCGCATGTCGAATTCGGCGTTGTGGATCACGAGCTTGGCGCCCCGCACGAAGTCGAGGAAGCCGTCGACTTGAGCCGCGAAGACCGGGTGGCCGGCCAGGAACTCGGCCGACAGGCCGTGCACCTTGAAGGCGCCCTCCGGCATGTCGCGCTCGGGGTTGATGAAGACGTGGTAGGTGCGGCCCGTCGGGATGTAGTTGACGAGCTCCAGGCCCGCGATCTCGCAGAGCCGGTCGCCCGTCTTGGGGTCGAGGCCGGTGGTCTCGGTGTCGAGGACGATCTCGCGCATCAGTCTCCGCTCTTTCCCGTGAGGACCGCGATCACGGCCGCGACGGTGGATCGCGCCGCTTCCAGCCCCGCGCCCGTGTCGATCACGAAGCGCGCGCGGGCGCGCTTCTCGGCGTCCGGCACCTGCTGGCGCAGGATAGCATCGAGGCGGGCCTCCGTCATGCCGGACCGGGCGAGCACGCGCGCGCGCTGCACGGCCTCGGGCGCGCTCACCACGGCGACGGCGTCGACCTCCGCCTCGGCGCCGATCTCGTAGAGCAGGGGGATGTCGAGCACCGCCAGCGGCGCGCCCGCGGCCTCGGCCAGGAAGGCGGCGCGCTCGGCCCGCACCAGCGGATGCACGATGGCTTCGAGCCGCCGAAGCACCGAGGGGTCGTCGAGCACGCGCTGGCGCAGCAGCTCGCGGTCGACAGTGCCGTCGCGCGCGACGCCGGGGAAGGCCGCCTCGACCGGCTCCACCGCGGCGCCGCGGTAGAGCGCGTGGACGGCGGCGTCGGCGTCGAAGACCGGCACGCCGGCGTCGCGGAACATCGCCGCCGTGGTCGACTTGCCCATGCCGATCGAACCCGTCAGCCCCAGGATCACCACGATGCCGGCCCCCGCTTGCGTGAAGGCCGAGCATCGGCGCTAAAAGGGGTCGAGGCAACGCCGGCTCGGGCGGGCCGCGGGGAGATGGGCCATGAACGGAGCGGACCGCCTGTGCGACACGCTGCTCGCCAACGGCGTCGACGTGTGCTTCGCCAACCCCGGCACGTCGGAGATGCATTTCGTGGCGGCGCTCGACCGCCGCCCGCGGATGCGCTGCGTGCTGGGCCTGTTCGAGGGCGTGGTGACGGCCGCGGCCGACGGCTACGCCCGCATGGCCGGGACGCCCGCCGCGACGCTGCTCCACACGGGGCCGGGCCTCGCCAACGGCCTCGCCAACCTCCACAACGCGCGCCGCGCCCGCACCCCCATGGTCAACGTCGTGGGCGACCACGCCGGCTACCACCTGCCCTATGACGCTCCGCTGACGAGCGACATCGACTCGCTCGCCCGGCCCATGTCGCACTGGCTGCGCCGCTGCACGGGCCCGGACGACGTCGGCCCCGCCGCCGCGGCGGCGATCGTCGCGGCGCGCAGCCACCCCGGCGTCGCCACGCTGGTGCTGCCCGCCGACGCGGCTTGGGGCGATGCCGGCGGTCCCGCTGACATCGCGCCGGCGCAGATCCCGGCGCCGCGCGCCGTGCCGGAGGAGCGGGTCGCCGCCGCCGCCGAGGCGATCCGCCGGGCGGGGCCCCGCGCCGGCCTCCTGCTGCGCCACGAGGGCCTGCGCGCGGATGGGCTGGAGGTGGCGGGGCGCATCGCCGCCGCGACCGGGGCGCGGCTCTTCGCGCCCGTGCAGATCCCGCGCGTCGAGGCCGGGCTCGGCCGCGTGCCCGTCACCAAGATCCCCTACGCGATCGACCTCGCGCTGAAGTGCCTCGCCGAGGTCGACGTGCTCGTGCTCGTCGGCGCGCCCGAGCCGGTGGCCTTCTTCGCCTATCCGGGTAAGCCGAGCCGCCTGCTGCCCGAGGGCGCGCCGGCGCTGCTCCTGGCGGAGCCGGGCGAGGACATCACCGGCGCGCTCGCCGCCCTGGCCGACCGGCTCGGGGCCAAGGCGCCGCCGGAGGTCGCGCGGCCCGCGCCGCTCGAGGGCGCGCCGTCCGGCGACCTCACCGACGCGGCGCTGTCGCGCTCGATCGCCATGCTGATGCCGGAGGGCGCCATCGTGGTCGACGAGGGGCTGACCACGGCCCGCTCGGCCTTCGACCTCCTCAAGGGCGCGCCGCCGCACGACTACCTGATGCTGACGGGCGGCGCGATCGGCATGGGGCCGGGCGCCGCGGCCGGCGCCGCGCTGGGCGCGCCGGGGCGCAAGGTGGTGGCGCTGCAGGCGGACGGCTCCGGCCTCTACACCGTGCAGGGCCTGTGGACGCAGGCGCGCGAGAAGCTCGACGTGGTGACGATCGTCTTCTCCAACCGCGCCTACGCGATCCTGCAGCGCGAGATGCGCAACGTCGGCGTGACCGAGTTCGGCGAGAACGCAAAGCGCATGATGCAGATCGACGATCCCGCGGTCGATTGGGTGTCGCTCGCCAACGGCTTCGGCGTCGAGGGCGCGGCGGTCGAGACCGCGGAAGGGTTCCACGCCGTGCTGGACTACGCGCTGAGCCGGGACAGGCAGGGGCCGTTCCTGATCGAGGCCGTGATGGCGTGAAAAGTGGTTTCGAAAGGCCTCGGCCTTTCGCGGGTTTCAGGGCAGAGCCCTGAAGGACATGCGTTTGGCGCTCCCTGCGCCGGTTTGTGGTCGGTCGAGTGATGGTCGGAAAAGTGGAAGCCTACGCGGCGCTGGGCGCCGCGCTGAAGAACGAGCGCTGGGCCTGGTCGGGCCACGGCGAGGACGGGACCACGGTGGTGGTCACGCTCTGGGCCGACAAGCTGCGCGACGTGCCGGGCGGCGGCCACCGCTACGACCTGTTCGACGCGCCCGACCTCGACGCCTGGCGCACCAAGCGCGGCAACCGCGAGCGCATCCGCGACCTCGTGATGGCGCGCGACCACGCGGACGGGCTGTTCAAGGTCGTGGTCGGCCGGGCCAACGAGGAGGGCGACGCCA is drawn from Lichenibacterium dinghuense and contains these coding sequences:
- a CDS encoding metallophosphoesterase produces the protein MTTFFTADTHIADAHILRMRPFATIDEHDAAVIARWNGRIGPDDDVWHVGDVFGGVGRERCAALFAKLNGRKRLVVGNHDSNRVLELPWAAPPVEHARLTLKSSSGVEVRLYLAHYPMRSWPGLWRGTRHLHGHTHSMLPGTSQSCDVGADAWDYAPATLDEVIARQDATEALPEELAVWAARRRAGE
- a CDS encoding amidase family protein — encoded protein: MALGLAEASKIFTRFDADRAYAVARALERRRRAGEPLPLYGLRVSIKDLFDEAGTVTTAGSVLLRERAPAAEDAPAVARLLAAGAVPFGRTTMSEFAYSGVGLNPHHGTPGNARDASRIPGGSSSGGGVSVALGLCDAALGSDTGGSIRIPAALNGLAGWKPSQKAVPLAGGFPLSGSYDSFGPIAPTLAICAAVHAVLSGEARPEGRRRGVAGLKVGAVSTVLADGLDDVVGDAYARALAELSRAGAAVRDVAVPCFAEASEVNAAIVAAEAHAIHAAHVDRLEAVGDPRVLRRIRAGAGVTPETLSEARRRRAEARAAYGALAGEFDVLVGPTVPVVAPTIAAVERDFDRLNALVLRNPSRVNFVDGCAATVPMTGPEGLAAGLMVMGRGGDDWAVLDAAEAIEGVLGRANGR
- a CDS encoding bifunctional 4-hydroxy-2-oxoglutarate aldolase/2-dehydro-3-deoxy-phosphogluconate aldolase; this encodes MTDDVFARACRYGVMPVIAIEDAAQAIPLADALSEGGIPVAEVTFRTKAAADVMARMTAERPDFLVGAGTVLDLDSLAAARQSGAQFGLAPGFDPAIVDEAMASGWAFAPGIMTPSELSAAVRRGVKLCKFFPAGTAGGPKALAGISAPFAHLGMKFIPTGGVTVDNLGEWLKMDVIAAVGGTWIAKTEDIRAGRWADITRNAKAAVEAVRRVRP
- a CDS encoding flagellin, giving the protein MSSILTNGAALAALQNLSATQAALSATQKQVASGLRVATASDSAAYWSIATTLKSDTGALSAVSDALNLGASVLGVAAAAVTSAITLMNRMKADLVTAQQPGTSAAQVQTDITAQQRSLVAVLGSASFNGVNLLDGSSGTAASFVASFMRSASGATSLGTATLSTTGGITVNGNSYTLNGTQLVGPGGLLSTGYLAIPALNVGSAAYGQAGTGPGAGTYQAASFLSFDISSASLGDIQSLERAVDLLEPGLVAAADRIATVQSTVMNQQTYVSALSDALTSGTGALVDADMNVASTRLQALQTQQQLGVQALSIANGDSGLILKLFGR
- a CDS encoding ParA family protein; translation: MATVVTVMNMKGGVGKTTVTAHLAGILGLQPVGGKPPLRVLAIDYDPQFNLSQAYIPAKQYFALEKARKTTLAILMDDGTALRAISDQVGS
- a CDS encoding IS630 family transposase (programmed frameshift), with product MPRALSADLRERVLAAIEAGSSCRQAAERFGVGIATAIRWQARFRAEGVVAAKPMGGDQRSRNIEAHAEMILQACEAEPQAYLRELRESLREKGVSTSTSGLHRFFARHKISRKKRDLHAAEQSRPDVMKAREDWFEGQLDVDPERVVFLDETAAATNMTRRHGRARRGERCRIAVPHGHYKTTTVTAALRGSGPFAIELMDGATNGARFLAYVTDILIPALRPGDTVVMDNLSAHKVKGVREAIETAGARLLYLPAYSPDFNPIENAFAKLKALLRTAAARTVTDLRVAIRKAFTRFTPDECRNYLAAAGYDAYDPT
- a CDS encoding ParA family protein, which encodes MKQAHGPGKLDVVPSTLDLMYIALGQANTKVDPIEERFEKFIDEARKSYDVIFIDCHPAGSLFTKTSLTNSDFVLIPVMPQKYSVRGIGLMFAFIKAKKKGTASPQPIILFNSTARVGTSSEEAAIRADPTYAASCMTSTLKWFKAFSEPEGGKNFVWYSGKPYSTQAYLNLSSVAREFRTRIGL
- the dnaQ gene encoding DNA polymerase III subunit epsilon produces the protein MREIVLDTETTGLDPKTGDRLCEIAGLELVNYIPTGRTYHVFINPERDMPEGAFKVHGLSAEFLAGHPVFAAQVDGFLDFVRGAKLVIHNAEFDMRFINHELGLLKRPPFPMDDVIDTLAMARRRHPGAPNSLDALCARYKIDTSKRVKHGAMIDVELLAEVYAELLGGRQTSFGLGPRAAASAGPAAAAAPLRRTVPLPPAITADEEAAHAAFVAEMGGKAVWLKYAAGAEEERKAG
- the coaE gene encoding dephospho-CoA kinase (Dephospho-CoA kinase (CoaE) performs the final step in coenzyme A biosynthesis.), translated to MVILGLTGSIGMGKSTTAAMFRDAGVPVFDADAAVHALYRGAAVEPVEAAFPGVARDGTVDRELLRQRVLDDPSVLRRLEAIVHPLVRAERAAFLAEAAGAPLAVLDIPLLYEIGAEAEVDAVAVVSAPEAVQRARVLARSGMTEARLDAILRQQVPDAEKRARARFVIDTGAGLEAARSTVAAVIAVLTGKSGD
- a CDS encoding acetolactate synthase large subunit — its product is MNGADRLCDTLLANGVDVCFANPGTSEMHFVAALDRRPRMRCVLGLFEGVVTAAADGYARMAGTPAATLLHTGPGLANGLANLHNARRARTPMVNVVGDHAGYHLPYDAPLTSDIDSLARPMSHWLRRCTGPDDVGPAAAAAIVAARSHPGVATLVLPADAAWGDAGGPADIAPAQIPAPRAVPEERVAAAAEAIRRAGPRAGLLLRHEGLRADGLEVAGRIAAATGARLFAPVQIPRVEAGLGRVPVTKIPYAIDLALKCLAEVDVLVLVGAPEPVAFFAYPGKPSRLLPEGAPALLLAEPGEDITGALAALADRLGAKAPPEVARPAPLEGAPSGDLTDAALSRSIAMLMPEGAIVVDEGLTTARSAFDLLKGAPPHDYLMLTGGAIGMGPGAAAGAALGAPGRKVVALQADGSGLYTVQGLWTQAREKLDVVTIVFSNRAYAILQREMRNVGVTEFGENAKRMMQIDDPAVDWVSLANGFGVEGAAVETAEGFHAVLDYALSRDRQGPFLIEAVMA